Proteins encoded by one window of Sciurus carolinensis chromosome 12, mSciCar1.2, whole genome shotgun sequence:
- the LOC124962272 gene encoding ORM1-like protein 1, translating to MNVGVAHSEVNPNTRVMNSRGVWLTHALGVGLLHIVLLSIPFFSVPVAWTLTNIIHNLGMYVLLHAVKGTPFETPDQGKARLLTHWEQLDYGVQFTSSWKFFTISPIILYFLASFYTKYDPTHFILNTASLLSVLIPK from the coding sequence ATGAATGTTGGAGTTGCCCACAGTGAAGTGAATCCAAATACCCGTGTAATGAACAGCCGGGGTGTGTGGCTGACACATGCGTTGGGAGTTGGCTTGCTTCACATTGTCTTACTCAGCATTCCCTTCTTCAGTGTTCCAGTTGCTTGGACCTTAACAAATATCATACATAATCTGGGGATGTATGTACTTTTGCATGCAGTGAAAGGAACACCTTTTGAAACTCCTGACCAAGGTAAAGCAAGGCTCCTAACTCATTGGGAACAACTGGACTATGGAGTACAGTTTACATCTTCATGGAAGTTTTTCACAATTTCTCCAATAATTCTATATTTTCTGGCAAGTTTCTATACGAAGTATGATCCAACTCACTTCATTTTAAACACAGCTTCTCTTCTGAGTGTGCTTATTCCCAAATAA